In one window of Streptomyces sp. NBC_01224 DNA:
- a CDS encoding SPFH domain-containing protein: MQPIIIVLIILVVLVFIALIKTIQVIPQASAAIVERFGRYTRTLNAGLNIVVPFIDSIRNRIDLREQVVPFPPQPVITQDNLVVNIDTVIYYQVTDARAATYEVASYIQAIEQLTVTTLRNIIGGMDLERTLTSREEINAALRGVLDEATGKWGIRVNRVELKAIEPPTSIQDSMEKQMRADRDKRAAILQAEGTRQSAILTAEGEKQSAILRAEGEAKASALRAEGEAQAIRTVFESIHAGDPDQKLLSYQYLQMLPKIAEGDANKLWIVPSEIGDALKGLSGAFGNLGNGVPGFDTGKERREQPPVD, translated from the coding sequence ATGCAACCGATCATCATCGTCCTGATCATTCTGGTGGTGCTCGTCTTCATCGCCCTGATCAAGACGATCCAGGTCATCCCGCAGGCCAGCGCCGCCATCGTGGAGCGCTTCGGCCGCTACACCCGCACGCTCAACGCAGGCCTGAACATCGTCGTTCCATTCATCGACTCCATCAGGAACCGCATCGACCTCCGTGAACAGGTCGTGCCGTTCCCGCCCCAGCCGGTGATCACCCAGGACAACCTGGTCGTCAACATCGACACCGTCATCTACTACCAGGTGACCGACGCAAGGGCCGCGACCTACGAAGTCGCCAGCTACATCCAGGCGATCGAACAGCTCACCGTCACCACCCTTCGCAACATCATCGGTGGCATGGACCTGGAGCGGACCCTGACCTCCCGTGAGGAGATCAACGCCGCCCTCCGCGGAGTCCTCGACGAGGCGACCGGCAAGTGGGGCATCCGCGTCAACCGCGTCGAGCTCAAGGCGATCGAACCGCCCACCTCCATCCAGGACTCGATGGAGAAGCAGATGCGCGCCGACCGCGACAAGCGCGCCGCGATCCTCCAGGCCGAAGGAACCCGGCAGTCCGCGATCCTCACCGCCGAGGGCGAGAAGCAGTCCGCGATCCTGCGCGCCGAAGGTGAGGCCAAGGCCTCTGCCCTGCGCGCCGAGGGCGAGGCCCAGGCCATTCGTACGGTCTTCGAGTCCATCCATGCGGGCGACCCGGACCAGAAGCTCCTGTCGTACCAGTACCTCCAGATGCTCCCGAAGATCGCCGAGGGCGACGCCAACAAGCTCTGGATCGTGCCCAGCGAGATCGGGGACGCCCTCAAGGGCCTCAGCGGGGCCTTCGGCAACCTCGGCAACGGCGTCCCCGGATTCGACACCGGCAAGGAACGCCGAGAGCAGCCCCCGGTCGACTGA
- a CDS encoding response regulator transcription factor, which produces MADKIIRVLLVDDHQVVRRGLRTFLEIQDDIEVVGEASDGAEGVARTEELRPDVVLMDIKMPGTDGIEALRKLRELENPAKVLIVTSFTEQRTVVPALRAGASGYVYKDVDPDALAGAIRSVYAGHVLLQPEVAGALLAQDDAGGGTGRGSTLTEREREVLGLIADGRSNREIARALVLSEKTVKTHVSNILMKLDLSDRTQAALWAVRHGAAG; this is translated from the coding sequence GTGGCTGACAAGATCATCAGGGTGCTGCTGGTCGACGACCACCAGGTGGTCCGCCGCGGTCTGCGTACATTTCTGGAGATCCAGGACGATATAGAAGTGGTCGGCGAGGCGTCCGACGGTGCCGAGGGAGTGGCCAGGACCGAGGAGCTCCGCCCCGACGTCGTCCTGATGGACATCAAGATGCCCGGCACCGACGGGATCGAGGCCCTGCGCAAGCTCCGCGAGCTGGAGAACCCGGCCAAGGTCCTCATCGTCACCAGCTTCACCGAGCAGCGCACCGTGGTCCCCGCCCTGCGAGCCGGAGCCTCCGGTTACGTATACAAGGACGTCGACCCGGACGCCCTGGCCGGCGCCATCCGCTCGGTGTACGCGGGCCACGTCCTGCTCCAGCCGGAGGTCGCGGGAGCCCTGCTCGCCCAGGACGACGCGGGCGGCGGTACGGGCCGGGGAAGCACCCTCACCGAACGGGAGCGGGAGGTGCTGGGCCTGATCGCCGACGGCCGGTCCAACCGCGAGATCGCGCGGGCACTGGTCCTCTCCGAGAAGACAGTCAAGACACACGTCTCGAACATTCTGATGAAGCTGGATCTCTCGGACCGGACCCAGGCGGCCCTCTGGGCCGTCCGGCACGGGGCGGCGGGCTGA
- a CDS encoding ABC transporter ATP-binding protein, translating to MSDVLELVDVSVVRDGRALVDDVSWQVKEGERWVILGPNGAGKTTLLNIASSYLFPSTGTAKILGEQLGGVGTDVFELRPRIGIAGIAMAEKLPRRQTVLQTVLTAAYGMTATWHENYEAVDEERARAFLDRLGMTEYLDRKFGTLSEGERKRTLIARAMMTDPELLLLDEPAAGLDLGGREDLVRRLGRLARDPYAPSMIMVTHHVEEIAPGFTHVLMIRQGKVLAAGPMETELSSRNLSLCFGLPLVVEHTGDRYTAHGLPLS from the coding sequence ATGAGCGATGTACTGGAGCTGGTGGACGTATCCGTGGTCCGCGACGGACGCGCTCTGGTGGACGACGTCTCCTGGCAGGTCAAGGAGGGGGAGCGCTGGGTCATCCTCGGCCCGAACGGCGCCGGCAAGACCACCCTCCTCAACATCGCGTCCAGCTACCTCTTCCCGAGCACCGGCACCGCCAAGATCCTCGGTGAGCAGCTCGGCGGCGTCGGCACCGATGTCTTCGAACTCCGCCCCCGCATCGGTATCGCGGGCATCGCCATGGCCGAGAAGCTGCCCAGGCGCCAGACCGTTCTGCAGACGGTGCTCACCGCCGCCTACGGCATGACCGCCACCTGGCACGAGAACTACGAGGCGGTCGACGAGGAGCGCGCCCGCGCCTTCCTCGACCGGCTCGGTATGACCGAGTACCTCGACCGCAAGTTCGGCACCCTGTCCGAGGGCGAGCGCAAGCGCACCCTGATCGCCCGCGCCATGATGACCGACCCCGAGCTGCTGCTCCTCGACGAGCCCGCCGCGGGTCTCGACCTCGGGGGCCGCGAGGACCTGGTCCGCCGCCTCGGCCGACTGGCGCGCGACCCGTATGCCCCCTCCATGATCATGGTCACCCACCATGTCGAGGAGATCGCCCCCGGCTTCACCCACGTCCTGATGATCCGCCAGGGCAAGGTGCTTGCCGCGGGCCCCATGGAGACCGAGCTCAGCTCCCGCAACCTCTCCCTCTGCTTCGGCCTGCCGCTCGTCGTCGAGCACACCGGCGACCGCTACACGGCCCACGGACTGCCGCTCTCGTAG
- a CDS encoding NfeD family protein: MDIDAWVWWLIGAVGLGIPLVLTAMPEFGMFAVGAVVAAVVAALGGGIVAQVLVFVTVSVALIAVVRPIAARHRADRPQLATGIDALKGRQALVLERVDGSGGRIKLAGEIWSARALDEGQSFDPGQQVDVVDIDGATAVVM; encoded by the coding sequence GTGGACATCGACGCGTGGGTGTGGTGGCTGATCGGCGCGGTGGGACTGGGCATCCCGCTCGTCCTGACCGCGATGCCCGAGTTCGGCATGTTCGCCGTCGGAGCGGTCGTCGCGGCGGTTGTCGCGGCACTCGGCGGCGGCATCGTGGCCCAAGTGCTGGTATTCGTCACGGTCTCTGTGGCCCTCATCGCCGTGGTCCGCCCGATCGCCGCCAGACACCGTGCCGACCGGCCCCAACTCGCCACCGGCATCGATGCGCTGAAAGGCCGTCAGGCCCTCGTCCTGGAACGGGTCGACGGCAGTGGCGGCCGGATCAAGCTGGCCGGAGAGATCTGGTCCGCCCGCGCACTGGACGAGGGGCAGAGCTTCGATCCGGGCCAACAGGTCGATGTCGTCGACATCGACGGAGCTACGGCAGTCGTCATGTGA
- a CDS encoding HNH endonuclease produces MRDTLVLNASFEPLSTVTLNRAVVLILQDKAVVEQSHPDLRMRGAAVDIPVPRVIRLCRYVRVPFRRQAPWSRRGVLIRDQHRCAYCGRRASTVDHVVPRAQGGQDTWLNTVASCAEDNHRKAARTPEQAGMPLLRQPFVPSPAEAMLLALGAGERSELPEWLDRTAA; encoded by the coding sequence ATGCGGGACACGCTGGTACTGAACGCGAGCTTCGAGCCGCTGTCGACGGTGACGCTGAACCGCGCGGTGGTGCTGATTCTGCAGGACAAGGCTGTCGTCGAACAGTCGCACCCCGATCTCCGTATGCGTGGCGCCGCCGTGGACATTCCGGTGCCCCGGGTGATCAGGCTCTGCCGGTACGTACGGGTGCCGTTCCGAAGACAGGCTCCATGGTCCAGAAGGGGCGTGCTGATACGGGACCAGCACCGGTGCGCATACTGCGGGCGGCGGGCGAGCACCGTCGACCATGTGGTGCCGCGTGCCCAGGGCGGTCAGGACACCTGGCTGAACACGGTGGCGTCCTGCGCCGAGGACAATCACCGCAAGGCGGCCCGGACGCCGGAGCAGGCTGGGATGCCGTTGCTGCGGCAGCCGTTCGTACCGTCTCCGGCGGAGGCGATGCTGCTGGCTCTGGGGGCCGGTGAGCGGTCGGAGCTGCCGGAGTGGCTGGACCGCACCGCGGCGTAG
- a CDS encoding GAF domain-containing sensor histidine kinase, which yields MSHRPQSGLAAVSAALLAMSRHLEVRDVLKTIVASARRLLDAEYAALGVPDDHGGFAQFVVDGVSDEQWKAIGPLPRQHGILAAMLHEAKPERLADVRKDPRFEGWPAAHPDMSDFLGLPIRDGDEIIGALFLANKHCPKPEGSCGFTAEDEELLSILAQHAAIALTNARLYERSRELTIAEERSRLAHELHDAVSQKLFSLRLTAQAATALVDRDPARAKGELHQVAALAAEAVEELRAAVVELRPAALDEDGLIATLRTQIQVLDRAHAARVTFESLGVRALPAAQEEALLRVSQEALHNALRHSGAEHVDVTLARHGSGTLLRITDDGSGFEPTATRQAGRHLGLVSMRDRASGVGGRLTVESAPGKGTTIEMEVPGG from the coding sequence ATGAGTCATCGCCCACAGTCGGGCCTCGCAGCGGTGAGTGCCGCGCTGCTCGCCATGAGCCGGCATCTCGAAGTGCGTGATGTCCTGAAGACGATCGTCGCCTCGGCCCGCCGGCTGCTGGATGCCGAGTACGCCGCCCTGGGCGTCCCCGACGACCACGGCGGCTTCGCCCAGTTCGTCGTCGACGGCGTCAGCGACGAGCAGTGGAAGGCCATCGGTCCCCTGCCCCGGCAGCACGGCATCCTCGCTGCGATGCTCCACGAGGCGAAGCCCGAGCGACTTGCCGACGTCCGCAAGGATCCCCGCTTCGAGGGCTGGCCCGCCGCCCACCCCGACATGTCCGACTTCCTCGGCCTGCCCATCAGGGACGGCGACGAGATCATTGGCGCGCTCTTCCTCGCCAACAAGCACTGCCCCAAACCCGAGGGCAGTTGCGGCTTCACCGCCGAGGACGAGGAACTGCTGTCGATCCTCGCGCAGCATGCGGCGATCGCCCTCACCAACGCCCGGCTGTACGAACGCAGTCGCGAGCTCACCATCGCCGAGGAGCGCTCCCGGCTCGCCCATGAGCTGCACGACGCGGTCAGCCAGAAGCTGTTCTCGCTGCGGCTTACGGCCCAGGCCGCCACCGCCCTGGTGGACCGCGACCCGGCCCGCGCCAAGGGCGAGCTCCACCAGGTCGCCGCGCTCGCCGCGGAAGCCGTGGAAGAGCTGCGCGCCGCCGTCGTCGAACTTCGCCCGGCCGCGCTCGACGAGGACGGCCTCATTGCGACACTCCGTACCCAGATCCAGGTCCTGGACCGTGCCCACGCGGCCCGGGTCACCTTCGAGAGCCTGGGCGTACGGGCCCTGCCCGCCGCCCAGGAAGAAGCGCTGCTCCGGGTCTCCCAGGAGGCCCTGCACAACGCACTGCGCCACTCGGGCGCCGAGCACGTCGACGTCACCCTGGCCCGGCACGGCAGCGGCACGCTGCTGCGGATCACCGACGACGGCAGTGGCTTCGAACCCACGGCGACCCGGCAGGCAGGCCGCCACCTGGGCCTGGTGTCGATGCGGGACCGCGCAAGCGGTGTCGGCGGAAGGCTCACCGTTGAATCGGCGCCCGGCAAGGGCACCACGATCGAGATGGAGGTGCCCGGTGGCTGA
- a CDS encoding chaplin produces the protein MKNLKKAAAVTMIAGGMIAAGAGAASATGHGAGAHGAATHSPGVVSGNVVQAPVHIPVNAVGNTVNVIGLLNPAFGNFGLNG, from the coding sequence GTGAAGAACCTGAAGAAGGCCGCCGCCGTCACCATGATCGCCGGTGGAATGATCGCCGCCGGTGCCGGCGCGGCCTCCGCCACCGGCCACGGCGCCGGCGCCCACGGCGCCGCGACCCACTCCCCGGGCGTGGTCAGCGGCAACGTCGTCCAGGCCCCGGTGCACATTCCGGTGAACGCGGTCGGCAACACCGTCAACGTGATCGGCCTGCTCAACCCGGCCTTCGGCAACTTCGGCCTGAACGGCTGA
- a CDS encoding sulfite exporter TauE/SafE family protein — MTTWEMLAVFVAGISAGTINTIVGSGTLITFPVLLATGLPPVTATVSNALGLIPGSISGAIGYREELAGQGRRVLKLAIGALIGGLTGATLLLALPSTAFETIVPILVALALVLVILQPRISKAVQRRREHTGTPALPDGGPLLFVGLMLASVYGGYFTAAQGIIYLSLMGMLLDDTMQRLNAVKNVLAAVVNSIAALFFLFVADFDWTAVVLIAVGSALGGQIGAKIGRRLSPTVLRILVVAVGTVAIVQLLLR, encoded by the coding sequence ATGACCACCTGGGAGATGCTCGCCGTCTTCGTCGCGGGCATCAGCGCCGGCACGATCAACACGATCGTCGGATCGGGAACGCTGATCACCTTCCCGGTGCTGCTCGCCACCGGCCTGCCCCCGGTCACGGCCACCGTCTCCAACGCCCTCGGTCTGATCCCCGGTTCCATCAGCGGGGCCATCGGCTACCGCGAGGAACTCGCAGGACAGGGCCGTCGCGTCCTCAAGCTCGCCATCGGCGCCCTGATCGGCGGCCTCACCGGGGCCACCCTGCTGCTGGCCCTGCCCTCCACGGCCTTCGAGACGATCGTGCCGATCCTGGTGGCCCTGGCCCTCGTCCTGGTCATCCTGCAACCACGCATCAGCAAAGCGGTCCAGCGCCGACGCGAACACACCGGCACCCCCGCCCTTCCCGACGGCGGCCCGCTCCTCTTCGTCGGACTGATGCTCGCCAGCGTCTACGGCGGCTACTTCACCGCCGCCCAGGGGATCATCTACCTCTCCCTGATGGGCATGCTGCTCGACGACACGATGCAGCGTCTCAATGCCGTCAAGAACGTCCTGGCCGCCGTCGTCAACAGCATCGCCGCGCTCTTCTTCCTCTTCGTCGCGGACTTCGACTGGACGGCCGTCGTACTGATCGCGGTCGGCTCCGCACTCGGCGGCCAGATCGGCGCCAAGATCGGCCGCCGCCTCAGCCCCACCGTCCTGCGCATACTCGTCGTCGCGGTCGGCACGGTCGCCATCGTCCAGCTGCTGCTCCGCTGA
- a CDS encoding ABC transporter ATP-binding protein/permease yields MGRGVPELVLELNGRTWTLDPSRSYTLGRDPQGDLTIDDARVSWRHATISWGGHSWFIEDHGSTNGTYVQGRRIHQLEIGPGSAVHLGNATDGPRLTIGAAAGADVHSGQGAGAQQAPVQQPQQGGAGWPGQQAPVPPQQQQPQQGWQQAPQVQPQQQPAQPQQPQVPQQQGMAKTPGAGVPGGVAGAPPVYSDRSPTTFHQLALGRVMRIGRALENELVVSDLQVSRHHAEFHATPDGRFEIRDLGSHNGTYVNGQPLSKSGSALIGPNDIVGVGHSTFRLVGDRLEEFVDTGEVSFSARHLTVTVDGGKQILKDVSFGVPEKSLIAVIGPSGSGKSTLLKALTGYRPANQGDVLYDNRNLYKQFAELRQRIGLVPQDDILHKELTVTKALKYAAKLRFPADTTEAERQARILEVLAELKLDIHKDKKVTSLSGGQRKRVSVALELLTKPSLIFLDEPTSGLDPGMDRDVMQLLRGLADDGRTVLVVTHSVAELAICDKLLVMAPGGSVAYFGPPEEALNFFGYTTWADVFSAFENYRDYDWAGRWRGSQHYQMYAADIDAVAAQSVHMPPPQQMRPPKPQSWSAQLWTLMRRYVSVIASDKGFMGLMVILPAVLGVVSVVIPAKFGLAPPDPPSRFNSAAGTIMLILAVGMCFSGAANSVRELIKERVIYERERATGLSRSAYLMSKVIVLGVITAIQGVIICGIGFATRELPAEGLVMPPAVEICLTIIALGFTSMMFGLVISSLVKTAEKTMPLLVMFAIVQVVFTGILFQVYGSPGLEQFAWLMPSRWAIAGAGTTLDLSHLMAPWDPKNPTDLDPLWEHSAGQWGMNISVLLFLGIICGIVVARLLRRHEPEVMRK; encoded by the coding sequence GTGGGGCGCGGAGTGCCGGAACTCGTACTGGAATTGAATGGCAGGACCTGGACGCTCGATCCGTCCAGGTCGTACACCCTTGGGCGCGATCCGCAGGGCGACCTGACGATCGATGACGCCAGGGTGTCGTGGCGGCATGCCACGATCAGCTGGGGGGGCCACAGTTGGTTCATCGAGGACCACGGCAGCACCAACGGCACCTATGTGCAGGGCCGGCGGATCCATCAACTGGAAATCGGGCCCGGCTCCGCCGTGCACCTGGGCAATGCCACTGACGGACCGCGGCTGACCATCGGCGCCGCGGCGGGCGCCGATGTGCACAGCGGGCAGGGCGCGGGCGCGCAGCAGGCCCCTGTCCAGCAGCCCCAGCAGGGCGGCGCCGGCTGGCCCGGCCAGCAGGCCCCCGTTCCGCCACAGCAGCAACAGCCGCAGCAGGGCTGGCAGCAGGCCCCTCAGGTCCAGCCGCAACAGCAGCCCGCGCAGCCCCAACAGCCCCAGGTCCCGCAGCAGCAGGGCATGGCGAAGACGCCCGGCGCGGGCGTGCCCGGCGGTGTCGCGGGGGCGCCGCCGGTGTACAGCGACCGCAGCCCGACCACGTTCCATCAGCTGGCCCTCGGCCGCGTCATGCGCATCGGCCGTGCGCTCGAGAACGAACTGGTCGTCTCCGACCTCCAGGTCTCGCGCCACCACGCCGAGTTTCACGCGACGCCCGACGGCCGCTTCGAGATCCGTGACCTCGGATCCCACAACGGCACCTATGTCAACGGCCAGCCGCTCTCCAAGTCCGGCTCCGCGCTCATCGGCCCGAACGACATCGTCGGCGTCGGCCACTCGACCTTCCGCCTGGTCGGCGACCGGCTGGAAGAGTTCGTCGACACCGGTGAGGTCTCCTTCTCCGCCCGCCACCTCACGGTGACGGTCGACGGCGGGAAGCAGATCCTCAAGGACGTCTCCTTCGGCGTCCCGGAGAAGTCGCTCATCGCGGTCATCGGCCCGTCAGGATCCGGCAAGTCCACCTTGCTCAAGGCGCTCACCGGCTACCGGCCCGCCAACCAGGGCGATGTCCTCTACGACAACCGGAACCTGTACAAGCAGTTCGCCGAGCTGCGCCAGCGTATCGGTCTGGTCCCGCAGGACGACATCCTGCACAAGGAACTCACGGTCACCAAGGCCCTCAAGTACGCGGCCAAGCTCCGCTTCCCCGCGGACACCACCGAGGCCGAGCGCCAGGCCCGGATCCTCGAAGTCCTTGCCGAGCTCAAGCTCGACATCCACAAGGACAAGAAGGTCACCTCGCTCTCCGGTGGCCAGCGCAAGCGTGTCTCCGTGGCCCTGGAGCTGCTCACCAAGCCGTCGCTGATCTTCCTGGACGAGCCGACCTCCGGCCTCGACCCGGGCATGGACCGCGATGTCATGCAGCTGCTGCGCGGCCTGGCCGACGACGGCCGTACGGTCCTCGTCGTCACGCACTCCGTCGCCGAGCTGGCGATCTGCGACAAGCTGCTCGTCATGGCGCCGGGCGGTTCCGTCGCCTACTTCGGTCCGCCGGAGGAGGCGCTCAACTTCTTCGGCTACACCACCTGGGCCGATGTCTTCTCCGCGTTCGAGAACTACCGCGACTACGACTGGGCGGGCCGCTGGCGCGGTTCGCAGCACTATCAGATGTACGCCGCGGACATCGACGCCGTCGCCGCGCAGTCCGTACACATGCCGCCCCCGCAGCAGATGCGCCCGCCGAAGCCGCAGAGCTGGTCGGCCCAGCTGTGGACGCTGATGCGCCGCTACGTCTCGGTGATCGCGTCCGACAAGGGCTTCATGGGCCTGATGGTGATCCTGCCCGCCGTGCTCGGCGTCGTCAGCGTGGTCATCCCGGCCAAGTTCGGCCTGGCCCCGCCGGACCCGCCGTCCCGGTTCAACAGCGCCGCTGGAACGATCATGCTGATTCTCGCGGTCGGCATGTGCTTCTCCGGCGCGGCCAACTCCGTACGAGAACTGATCAAGGAACGCGTCATCTACGAACGGGAACGGGCCACCGGTCTGTCCCGCTCCGCCTATCTGATGTCCAAGGTGATCGTCCTCGGCGTGATCACCGCCATCCAGGGCGTCATCATCTGCGGCATCGGCTTCGCCACCCGTGAGCTGCCGGCCGAGGGCCTGGTCATGCCGCCGGCCGTCGAGATCTGCCTGACGATCATCGCGCTCGGCTTCACCTCGATGATGTTCGGCCTGGTGATCTCCTCACTGGTGAAGACCGCCGAGAAGACCATGCCGCTGCTGGTCATGTTCGCCATAGTCCAGGTCGTCTTCACCGGCATCCTCTTCCAGGTGTACGGATCGCCCGGCCTGGAGCAGTTCGCCTGGCTGATGCCGTCCCGCTGGGCCATCGCCGGCGCGGGCACGACGCTCGACCTCTCGCACCTCATGGCGCCGTGGGATCCGAAGAACCCGACCGACCTGGACCCGCTGTGGGAGCACTCTGCCGGTCAGTGGGGGATGAACATCTCGGTACTGCTGTTCCTCGGCATCATCTGCGGCATCGTGGTCGCGCGACTGCTGCGCCGCCACGAGCCGGAGGTCATGCGCAAGTAG
- a CDS encoding transglycosylase SLT domain-containing protein has translation MSVSSIPGRRRRLNKTQKLSVAGISAIALASLSFSLVPANAEGKPEAQTPASAAPVVLASVAGTPQVKAVQASIIEQHSTAEQLVKAADLARAKKAAAVKAKAEAAAKAKAAAAAEAKARAEAKAEAAARVKAKAAAERTGTQAASRSEARTPVYANNLDGWISQALAIMRTHGIPGSYDGLHRNIMRESTGNPNAVNGWDINAQNGTPSCGLLQVIQPTFNAYHVPGTSTNIYDPVANITAAANYAADRYGSIDNVNSAY, from the coding sequence ATGTCCGTGTCCAGCATCCCCGGCCGCCGTCGTCGACTGAACAAGACGCAGAAGCTCTCCGTTGCGGGTATCTCCGCCATCGCTCTCGCATCGCTCTCGTTCTCGCTCGTCCCCGCCAACGCCGAAGGCAAGCCCGAGGCGCAGACCCCCGCGTCCGCCGCCCCCGTGGTCCTGGCATCGGTCGCCGGTACTCCGCAGGTCAAGGCCGTGCAGGCCAGCATCATCGAGCAGCACTCCACCGCCGAGCAGCTGGTGAAGGCCGCCGACCTGGCCAGGGCCAAGAAGGCCGCCGCCGTCAAGGCGAAGGCCGAGGCCGCCGCGAAGGCCAAGGCCGCCGCCGCTGCCGAGGCCAAGGCCCGCGCCGAGGCGAAGGCCGAGGCCGCCGCCCGGGTGAAGGCCAAGGCCGCCGCCGAGCGCACCGGGACGCAGGCCGCCAGCCGCTCCGAGGCCCGTACCCCGGTCTACGCCAACAACCTGGACGGCTGGATCAGCCAGGCCCTGGCCATCATGAGGACCCACGGCATCCCCGGCTCGTACGACGGTCTGCACCGCAACATCATGCGGGAGTCCACCGGCAACCCGAACGCTGTCAACGGCTGGGACATCAACGCCCAGAACGGCACCCCGTCCTGCGGCCTGCTGCAGGTCATCCAGCCGACGTTCAACGCGTACCACGTCCCCGGCACCTCGACGAACATCTACGACCCGGTCGCCAACATCACCGCCGCGGCCAACTACGCCGCCGACCGTTACGGCTCGATCGACAACGTCAACAGCGCGTACTGA